AGGACTTGGATTTGCTTTGAAGAAATACTTGAAATATGACATTAAGAGAAAGGAGAATCTACCATTGTTAGATGAATTATTAACAAAGGAAACCTATCAATATAGCCAAGAAAAAATGGATTGGAAAGACGCCATTCGTTTTGCAGCAGCTCCGCTACTAGGGCAACAAAAGATAACCGCTCATTACCCGGAAGCAATGATTCAGAAGGTAGAAGAATTTGGGCCCTTCATTAATCTAGGAAAAGGAATCGCCATTCCTCACGCTAGACCTGATGACGGGGTCAATGAAGTAGGAATGTCCATGTTAGTGCTAGAACAACCAACGTATTTACTGGATGATCCGACACAGGAAATTCGACTGCTTATCTGTATTGCTGCGGTGGATAATGAAACCCATTTGAAGGCTTTAGCTCATTTGACGACCATCTTAAGAGATAACGAGAGCGTGCAAAAGTTATTAGCTTCCAAAAACTATGATGAAATCAAAAATATTATTAAACAGGAGGTTTAAAAGATGTTACGAATCGGTACAGCTTGTGGTTCAGGTTTAGGATCAAGTTTCATGGTTCAAATGAATATTGAATCGGTTCTAAAGGAACTCGGAGTTACAAATGTAGAGGTGGAACATTACGATTTAGGAGGAGCCAATCCTAATGATGCGGATATTTGGATTGTTGGACGAGATTTAGCAGATTCGTCTGGCCACTTAGGAGATGTCAGAATCCTCAACAGCATCATTGATATGGATGAGTTAAAGGAATTAGTCACTCGTATTTGCCAAGAAAAAGGCCTTATTTAGAAGGAGGAAATGAAAATGAAATTTCTTTTAGATATCGTTAGTACTCCAGCCATATTGGTTGCCTTAATTGCCGTTATCGGTTTAATTCTTCAAAAGAAAAGCTTACCGGATATTATGAAGGGCGGCATTAAAACATTCGTCGGATTCTTAGTGGTTTCCGGTGGGGCAGGCATTATTCAAAATTCATTAAACCCATTTGGAAAAATGTTTGAACATGCGTTTAATTTATCAGGGGTTGTTCCAAATAACGAAGCCATCGTTGCTGTGGCCTTAACGACATATGGTTCTTCTACAGCAATGATTATGTTTGCCGGAATGGTCTTCAATATTTTGATTGCTCGTTTCACTCGATTTAAATACATTTTCTTAACAGGTCACCATACGCTCTATATGGCGTGTATGATTGCTGTTATCTTGTCGGTTGCTGGATTTACGAATCTTCCATTAATCATACTTGGAGGATTAGCGCTAGGAATCATCATGAGTGTTTCTCCAGCCTTTGTTCAAAAATATATGGTGCAATTAACAGGAAATGACAAAGTAGCGCTAGGACACTTTAGTGCACTAGGATATTGGTTAAGTGGATTTTTAGGAAGTATCTTTGGAGATAAATCAAAATCAACAGAAGATATTCATTTTCCTAAGAGTTTAGCTTTCTTACGCGATAGCACAGTAAGTATCACCATTTCAATGACCATTATTTATGTGATTGTAGCTATTTTTGCAGGATCTACGTATATTGAACAAGAATTAAGCAATGGAACAAGCAGCCTAGTTTTCGCCTTACAATTAGCAGGACAATTTGCTGCAGGGGTCTTTGTCATCTTAGCAGGGGTACGTCTCATCCTTGGTGAAATCGTACCAGCGTTCAAAGGGATTTCTGAACGTCTGGTTCCAGATTCAAAACCAGCCCTTGACTGCCCAATCGTTTATCCATATGCTCCAAACGCTGTACTAATTGGATTTATTTCAAGCTTTGCGGGTGGATTGGCTAGTATGGTCATCATGATTCTTACAGGAAGCGTGGTCATTCTTCCTGGGGTGGTTCCTCACTTCTTCTGTGGTGCGACTGCCGGAGTTATCGGAAATGCTTCTGGTGGGGTTCGTGGAGCAACTATCGGGGCCTTCTTCCAAGGTGTATTAATTAGTTTCTTACCAGTATTCCTAATGCCAGTATTAGGCGGACTTGGATTTGAGGGTTCAACCTTCTCAGATGCCGACTTCGGACTTTCTGGTATCGTACTTGGAGTCTTAAATCAATTTGGTTCACAAGGAGGCATTATCATCGGTATTCTACTAATCTTAGTAGTCATGGTTGGTATTTCTTTTGTAAAGAAACCAGCGACTAAGGGGGAATAAAAATGGCCTTAAGCGAGAGTAGACGAAATGAACTGATTCGATTTGCCAAAGAAATTCGGATGAACACGCTAGAATGCCTGAATCATTTAGGGTTTGGGCATTATGGGGGAAGCTTGTCGGTTGTCGAAGTTTTAGCGGTCCTCTATAAAGAGGTGATGCCGATGACCCCTGATGAGTTTGCTAAGAAAGATAGAGACTACTTTGTGCTCTCTAAAGGTCATGCAGGACCTGCTTTATATAGTACTTTGCATTTGAAAGGATTTTTCGATAAGGAATTTCTACTATCGTTAAACCAAAATGGGACTCACCTTCCTTCGCATCCTGACCGTAATTTAACTCCTGGAATTGATATGACGACAGGATCTCTTGGACAAGGGATTAGCGCTGCAACAGGAATTGCATATGGGCAGAAGATTAAAGATGCCCCATATTACACTTATACCATTGTCGGAGACGGTGAATTAAACGAAGGACAATGTTGGGAAGCTATCCAATTTGCCTCTCACCATCAGTTGAATCGTTTTATCGTCTTTGTAGATGATAATAAGAAACAGTTAGATGGAAGAACCGCGGATATTTGTAATCCTCTTGATTTCGTGGAAAAATTTAAGGCGTTCGGCTTTGAAACGCTGAGAGTTGACGGCCAAGATGTTGAAGCCATTTTTGAAGCCATCGAACAATTAAAACAGTCCACCCTTCCATTTCCTAAGTGCATCGTACTCGATACAGTGAAAGGGCAAGGCGTCAAAGGTGTGGAACAGATTGAAGCGAACCACCATCTTCGCCCAACACCTGAACAAAAGGAAATGTTGAATCAAGCGGTTGAACAATTGAGAGAAGAATTGGAGGTTGGTTCATGATGCGAGAGACAAAAGAATTACGTTTAGTTTATCGTGACTTCCTTCTTGAAGCGAATCGAGAACATCCAGAGCTCGTCGTTTTAGAGGCCGATTTATCGAGCTCCATGGCGACGCATAAGCTTGGAGAGATTCTCGGAAAGAGATATATCAATGTAGGGATTATGGAAGCTGAGATGGTAGGAGTTGCCGCAGGACTATCGATTTTAGGATTTAAGCCGTACTTGCACACCTTTGGACCGTTTGCGACTAGACGCGTTTTCGACCAATTGTTTTTATCGCTAGGATATGCACAACTGGATGCGACAGTAATTGGTTCAGATGCCGGAGTGACCGCGGAAATGAACGGCGGCACACATATGCCATTTGAAGAAATTGGACTAACCAGGTTGATCCCTGGTGCGACGATTTTCGAAGTGAGTGATGATATTCAACTCCATGCGGTATTGAGGCAGACCTTGAATCTGAAAGGTTTGAAATATGTTCGAACTATTCGAAAAGCACCCGAAGCCATCTATCAAGGCGAGGAGGACTTTTCGAAAGGGTTTATCGAATTGAAATCTGGAGAAGATTTAGTTATTATCGCAACTGGCATTATGGTAGCGCCTTGTTTACGAATCTCAAGGGAACTCTCCAAGCAAGGACTGGATATTGGAGTGGTCGATTTATTTAGAGTGAAGCCATTACCGGAAGAATTGCTGGCTTTATATCGAGGGCTACCGATTCTCAGTGTCGAAAATCATAATCAAATCGGTGGAATCGGAAGCGCACTCTGTGAACTCTTTTCAACAGATTTGAATACTCCGGTCTATAGAATGGGAATTCAAGAACGATTTGGACAAGTCGGGAAGGTGGATTATCTTCTTAAAGAATACGGACTAGATGAAGCGAGTATAAAAGATAAAATCTTATCGATTCTTCACTATTAATGAAAAAGTTGCTTTTCTACAACTGTGGAAAAGCAACTTTTTTAATTGATGTTTAAACATAAAAAACATGAGAATGATAGGCTTTTTGGAGCAAAAAAGTATCCAAAAAAAGCAAGATGTAACATTTTTGTTACGTAACAAAAATGTTACACTCAAGAAAAATGGAGGTGTGTTTATGAGGTACAAACGCGAATTTACAAAGGAAAACTTTGAAGAATTAATGGAAATGCCATATGGGAGAATGGTAAAGGCAGCTGCGATTGTGCAACTGATTGAAGAAGAAGGGGTTACTCCGGAGATGATTGAAAAATGGGGAAGATTCGATGAAAAAGAAGGGGTTATGTATTTGGTCTTCGAAGCGGAAGATATTACGGAAGGGGTGAATGGCAGTGAGTTCCTTAAGAGAAGAAATATTCTCGATTATAGCTTCCCGCTATCCGAACTTTAAAGAGGATTTGGCAAAAGAACTAGCAAGACATCGAGCGTCATTACGTATTATTAAACTTCGTATGGAAAACAATTTAACTAGAGAGGAATATGCAAAGAAAGTAGGGTTTAAACGGACAGCTCTGGCTAGGTTGGAGCGTGGGGAAGGAACGCCTAATCTATCGACGTTGATTGAACTAGCATACAAAAATGGGTATGAGGTAGATATTCAGTTGAAACCTCAAAATTTCTAAGACGCATACTATTCCTCTTCATTTCTTGTCAGATTATCGTTTCTCTTGGGAGTTTGTTATAATACAAGAGTAGAATTGGAGGAATGAAAATGGCAATCTATCTTATTACTGGAGTGGTATTGGTGGCTCTGATCGCTTCCATGTGGCGGGATAATCGCAGCTTATGGAACCCCGCCCTCCTTATTATTGCGGTGTTTTTTGGATATTTATCAGTGGTTCAAGCGGTCTATGAATCTGGAAGCGAGGCAGGACATCTTTTCGTGTTAATGGTCGGATTTTTAGGCGTGCCCTTTTTAATTTTCCTAAGCGGCTTTTTCTTTATTTATAATGGAATCGTTCTTTTGAAGCGTGAGGGAAAATCTAAGTCGAATTTCTTATCGCTTGGTATGGGCTTTTTGATTTTACTATTCTTTGGCGTGATCATTATTCGTGCGCTCAATAATCAGTATTTTTATGAAAATCACTGGCTGAATATATTCTTGATCTTTTTTATCTACTCCTATGTTATTTTTGGGTTTGCCTTTTTTGGATTCCTATTTTACTCGATTTTGTATGTGTTTATTCCAAAGAGAAAACAGTATGATTTCATCATTATTCATGGGGCTGGATTATTAGACGGAGAACGAGTAACGCCGCTTTTAAAATGTCGGATAGATAAAGCAGTCGAGGCTTTTAAAAAATCAAAAAATCCAAATATCAAACTAATCGCAAGTGGCGGAAAAGGAGCCGATGAGAAGATTTCTGAAGCGCATGCGATTTTGAATTACTTAATGGAAGAAACGGATGTTCCAAGAGAGTCCGTATTGCTCGAAGAAGAGTCGAGAACGACCTATGAAAATTTATTATTCTCAAAACGATTAGGGGAAACATTCCTCAAAGAACCACGATTCTTATTTGTAACGAACGACTATCATGTCTTTCGAACCAGTACCTACGCTAAGATGATCGGCATGCAAGGGGATGGACTTGGTTGTACAACCGCGAGTTATTATATTCCTTCTGCTTTCATCCGGGAGTATGTTGCCCTTTGTGTGAAAATGAAATGGATGTTTATCGGATTTTACCTGCTTCTGGCAATGGCGATTACGCTCTCTTACAAAGGAATTTTATGGTAATAGCAGAGCTACTCTGACATGGTTAGAGTAGCTTTTTTGTATGGGGGATTGCCTTTTTATTTATGCTAAAAGACGGTATAATAGACGTGATAAACTCTGGAGGAACAGAAATGAAGAAAAACGAATTTTATACAGTAACCATTGAAGATTTAACGCATGAAGGACTGGGCGTTGGGAAGGTGGATGGATTCCCGTTATTTATCGAGAATAGTATTTCTGGTGAAGTCGTTCGTGTGAAGACGATGAAGATTGGAAAAAGCTATGGATACGCGCGTGTGGAGGAGTGGCTGGAAATGAGCCCGAACCGTGTTGATGTAAAAGACGCTCTTGGGACACGTGTGGGAACAATGCCGTTGCAACACATGACTTACGAGAGTCAGCTTGCCTTCAAGCAGCAACAAGTGAAAAATGTGATGACGAAAATCGCAAAGATGCCAGAATTAGAAGTGCGTAGGGCGCTTGGAATGGAGAGTGCGCTGGGCTACCGAAACAAGGCGCAAATTCCAGTACGTACGGTAGACGGTCTGCTGACGACAGGTTTCTTCAAGAAGAACTCGCATGACTTGATTCCGATGGAAAACTTCCATATTCAAGACCCTGAAATCGATCGCTTGATTGTGGCGGTGCGTGATATTTTAAGAAAGTATCCAGTGGTGGCATATGATGAAGCGAACCATACTGGAGACTTGAAGCATATTATTGTGCGACGAGGACTCCGTACGAAGCAAGTGATGATTATTTTCGTGACGAGAACAAAGGGGTTACCGCAAGCGGAGGCGATTGTCAGAGACATTACGGCGGCGCATCCGGAAGTCGTGTCTATCGTGCAAAACATCCAACCAAAGCCAACGAATGTCATCATGGGACGTGAGACGAAGGTGTTATTCGGGGAAGATGTGTACGAAGAGAAATTGTTCGAATTCACGTTCAAGATTAGCGCGCGTTCGTTCTTCCAAGTGAATACCGTGCAAACTGAAGTGCTTTATCAACAAGCCATCGACGCTGCGGACTTGAAGGGTGGAGAGACGGTCGTAGATGCATATTGCGGAATCGGGACGATGAGTTTGGCCTTTGCCCGCGATGCCAAGAAAGTCTATGCCATGGAAATCGTGGATGATGCGATTGTGATGGCCAAGGAAAATGCGAAGTTGAACGGCGTGACGAATGTGCACTTTGAAACGGGAGCGGCTGAGAAAATCATGCCACGCTGGAAGGAAGAAGGCATCCAGCCAGATGTGATTGTGGTGGATCCACCGCGCAAAGGACTCGACCTGGCTTTTATCGAAGCAGCGTGTGCAACGAGACCTGAACGCATCGTGTATGTGAGCTGTAATCCAGCAACACTTGCACGCGACCTTGTACACTTCAAGGAACGCGGTTACGAGGCGCAGTACGTGCAACCCGTGGATATGTTCCCGATGACTGCGCATATCGAGGTTGTAGGACTGCTGGAGAGAAAGGGATAAAGCCCACCGTTTCAGGGTTTACAAAAGACTTGATATTCGTCCTTTTTGAATTTTCGAGTGAAGTATAAATCTAACAGTCTGAAGTGATGTAGTACGAGGAGTAGGTGGTTCTGGTAGGGCGGAGCGAGTCACACAAGCTGTCAATAATATGTCTGAGTTTTTTGAGACAGACTTTGGAAAAAAGATTAGGGACAGTCTTAGAAAGACGAAGAAACAATATGACGGGCAAAGTGTTTATGAGGTGACTAAAGATATAGATGATATTTTGAAAAAAGGAGATGAGTTGTACTTAGAAGGTCTGCATAAAGATCATTTTGAGGTATTCAATAAAAGAGGTAAAGTAAAGGATGTTCTTAATCTTGATGGAACTTCTAATAGTAAAAAATTTAATTTAGCTTCTGGAAGGAGATTAAAATGATTAGTTCAGAGTTAAAAGATGTAATGAAACGATTGACTATTCTTAATGAGAATAATAAAGGTGTGCTACTTAGAGAAGAAAGTATCAGAGATATAGACAATACGATAAATATCTTTCTAAAAAAATATGAAGATCGTTTTTATGAAGGATTAAGATTGTTTAACAAGATAGACATTACTACAATTTCCTCTTCAGAGAATTCAGATTACACTATTGCTTTCTATAATCTATTAACTGGGATTAGGGGGATAATCGATTGTTTTGATGACTTTGATGATATTTTAGTTGAATTGAATAAAAACTTCATGTATCAAAGTGGCGAAATCACAAAAGAAGAATGGGAAAGTTCAGGGGAAGTAGTCTTGGATGACGAAGAAAATGAATTTGGAGATTGAAGAATAGATATTGATTCCTCGCTTTTTATGTTCACTAGGAGGAAGGCTAATGGGATTTTATGTCGATATTGCGGAGCTTCAGATTTCAAGAGTATCTATGATGGTATTTCGAGTCTCTATCGTCTGAGTGCTCCCTTAAGCAGCACCTTCTATACTAATACCCAGACAGCTCGGAAGTATGTTCAGGATACGAAGAATAAGGTCAATGCCTTTGATAAGATGAGGACAACCAGCAGTACGGAGCAACTTTTTAGTGCTTTAAGTAGCCAGATGGCAGCTGCTGGAAGAGTGAAGAGTCTGAGTTATAGCGATCCTGTTTTAACTAACTTTGTGGCGCATGAAGATCTCGGTAAAGCGATTTATGAGATGGATCAGCAGTATGGTATCTCTGCCAAGGACTTGGATTCTTACTACGACGAAGTCGTCAACCAGAAAGTCTTGAAAGATTGGTGTAGCATTTATGACAGCAAGTACTCGCCAAGCAACTATGGCGATATCAAAATTGAACCCCAGCGGGAGAATTGGTAGTAAGTTGTATAAGAAACTATGAAATAACTTTCAAACAGTTTTACTCATTTTTATTAGGGTGTTTGGAATAAGACAGTATACTTTTCGTTCAAAAGTGTTATTTAAATGTTGATTCATTCACTTTCATTCTACAATATAGAAGTTTGCTAGCACCACATGTGGAGTGCGTAGTGTTGCTACAACGAGCAGATACGTAGAAATCCTTTATTTCAAGCACTTTTACAAGTATATCGTCTTTACTGGTGAGGGGAAAAAATCAGAAATAAAGAGATTAAAAACTATATCAACGTTTCTGTAGTAATTGATATAGAGTGTGGAGACACAAGAAATGATTGATAGAATTTAAGTATATCAAAAGTTAATCGCTAATTAATTTTTTTGGTTCGATGAGCTTTATGGTCTATGGCATTGAATACCTGTAGAGTATAATGAATAAAGTAACTTCACGAAAAATCAATAAATAGTAATAAAAGGAGGGATGATAAATGTATGATTGTTCAAAAGAATTTAATAAATTTTATAGAACAAAGGTTGTGTTGCCAGCAAAGGAACAAAATGAATTAAGGAAAAAACGAAAATTGAATATCAAGAGACTAAAGGATGGATTGATAGAATATAACGAAGAAAAAAATAAAGATTATAAAATTGCTGAGGAAAGAATTCAAGGTAGCATGGCTATGCACACTATTACACAAAACGACGAAAGTGATTATGATATAGATGTTGGTATAGTATTTGAATCAGATAACCTCAATAATTTAGGACCTCTTGCAACCAGAAATATAGTCGCAGACGCATTAGAAAGAAAAACTAAACAATTTGCAGAAGAACCTGAGGTAAAAACAAGTTGTGTACGTTTAAAGTATATCTCAACAGGTTATCATGTAGATTTTGCCCTTTTTAAAAGATATAAAGAGTATTCATGGGAAGATGAATATATTTACGAACATGCTGGTTCAGAGTGGTCAGTTAGGCATATTAAGGCCCTAGAAGAGTGGTTTAACGAAGAAATAAAAAATACAGGAGATGACTTAAGGAAAGTCATTAGATTATCAAAAATGTTCTGCAAATCAAGAAAAACTTGGGCGAACATGCCCAGTGGTTTAATTCAAACCATCTTAAGTGCCGAAACACTTAACTCAAATTATTCTCGATTAGATGAAATATTCTACTATACTATGGAAGCTATTGTAAAACGTTTGAGTCTATATTTGGAGATTGCAGCTCCAGTAGACAATGGAAGACCATTAGTAACTCGAGAAATTGACTA
This Granulicatella adiacens ATCC 49175 DNA region includes the following protein-coding sequences:
- a CDS encoding PTS sugar transporter subunit IIB produces the protein MLRIGTACGSGLGSSFMVQMNIESVLKELGVTNVEVEHYDLGGANPNDADIWIVGRDLADSSGHLGDVRILNSIIDMDELKELVTRICQEKGLI
- a CDS encoding PTS ascorbate transporter subunit IIC, with amino-acid sequence MKFLLDIVSTPAILVALIAVIGLILQKKSLPDIMKGGIKTFVGFLVVSGGAGIIQNSLNPFGKMFEHAFNLSGVVPNNEAIVAVALTTYGSSTAMIMFAGMVFNILIARFTRFKYIFLTGHHTLYMACMIAVILSVAGFTNLPLIILGGLALGIIMSVSPAFVQKYMVQLTGNDKVALGHFSALGYWLSGFLGSIFGDKSKSTEDIHFPKSLAFLRDSTVSITISMTIIYVIVAIFAGSTYIEQELSNGTSSLVFALQLAGQFAAGVFVILAGVRLILGEIVPAFKGISERLVPDSKPALDCPIVYPYAPNAVLIGFISSFAGGLASMVIMILTGSVVILPGVVPHFFCGATAGVIGNASGGVRGATIGAFFQGVLISFLPVFLMPVLGGLGFEGSTFSDADFGLSGIVLGVLNQFGSQGGIIIGILLILVVMVGISFVKKPATKGE
- a CDS encoding transketolase; the protein is MALSESRRNELIRFAKEIRMNTLECLNHLGFGHYGGSLSVVEVLAVLYKEVMPMTPDEFAKKDRDYFVLSKGHAGPALYSTLHLKGFFDKEFLLSLNQNGTHLPSHPDRNLTPGIDMTTGSLGQGISAATGIAYGQKIKDAPYYTYTIVGDGELNEGQCWEAIQFASHHQLNRFIVFVDDNKKQLDGRTADICNPLDFVEKFKAFGFETLRVDGQDVEAIFEAIEQLKQSTLPFPKCIVLDTVKGQGVKGVEQIEANHHLRPTPEQKEMLNQAVEQLREELEVGS
- a CDS encoding transketolase family protein; protein product: MMRETKELRLVYRDFLLEANREHPELVVLEADLSSSMATHKLGEILGKRYINVGIMEAEMVGVAAGLSILGFKPYLHTFGPFATRRVFDQLFLSLGYAQLDATVIGSDAGVTAEMNGGTHMPFEEIGLTRLIPGATIFEVSDDIQLHAVLRQTLNLKGLKYVRTIRKAPEAIYQGEEDFSKGFIELKSGEDLVIIATGIMVAPCLRISRELSKQGLDIGVVDLFRVKPLPEELLALYRGLPILSVENHNQIGGIGSALCELFSTDLNTPVYRMGIQERFGQVGKVDYLLKEYGLDEASIKDKILSILHY
- a CDS encoding helix-turn-helix transcriptional regulator; the encoded protein is MAKELARHRASLRIIKLRMENNLTREEYAKKVGFKRTALARLERGEGTPNLSTLIELAYKNGYEVDIQLKPQNF
- a CDS encoding YdcF family protein; protein product: MYLITGVVLVALIASMWRDNRSLWNPALLIIAVFFGYLSVVQAVYESGSEAGHLFVLMVGFLGVPFLIFLSGFFFIYNGIVLLKREGKSKSNFLSLGMGFLILLFFGVIIIRALNNQYFYENHWLNIFLIFFIYSYVIFGFAFFGFLFYSILYVFIPKRKQYDFIIIHGAGLLDGERVTPLLKCRIDKAVEAFKKSKNPNIKLIASGGKGADEKISEAHAILNYLMEETDVPRESVLLEEESRTTYENLLFSKRLGETFLKEPRFLFVTNDYHVFRTSTYAKMIGMQGDGLGCTTASYYIPSAFIREYVALCVKMKWMFIGFYLLLAMAITLSYKGILW
- the rlmD gene encoding 23S rRNA (uracil(1939)-C(5))-methyltransferase RlmD, which encodes MKKNEFYTVTIEDLTHEGLGVGKVDGFPLFIENSISGEVVRVKTMKIGKSYGYARVEEWLEMSPNRVDVKDALGTRVGTMPLQHMTYESQLAFKQQQVKNVMTKIAKMPELEVRRALGMESALGYRNKAQIPVRTVDGLLTTGFFKKNSHDLIPMENFHIQDPEIDRLIVAVRDILRKYPVVAYDEANHTGDLKHIIVRRGLRTKQVMIIFVTRTKGLPQAEAIVRDITAAHPEVVSIVQNIQPKPTNVIMGRETKVLFGEDVYEEKLFEFTFKISARSFFQVNTVQTEVLYQQAIDAADLKGGETVVDAYCGIGTMSLAFARDAKKVYAMEIVDDAIVMAKENAKLNGVTNVHFETGAAEKIMPRWKEEGIQPDVIVVDPPRKGLDLAFIEAACATRPERIVYVSCNPATLARDLVHFKERGYEAQYVQPVDMFPMTAHIEVVGLLERKG
- a CDS encoding TipC family immunity protein, which codes for MDQQYGISAKDLDSYYDEVVNQKVLKDWCSIYDSKYSPSNYGDIKIEPQRENW
- a CDS encoding nucleotide-binding domain-containing protein, translated to MYDCSKEFNKFYRTKVVLPAKEQNELRKKRKLNIKRLKDGLIEYNEEKNKDYKIAEERIQGSMAMHTITQNDESDYDIDVGIVFESDNLNNLGPLATRNIVADALERKTKQFAEEPEVKTSCVRLKYISTGYHVDFALFKRYKEYSWEDEYIYEHAGSEWSVRHIKALEEWFNEEIKNTGDDLRKVIRLSKMFCKSRKTWANMPSGLIQTILSAETLNSNYSRLDEIFYYTMEAIVKRLSLYLEIAAPVDNGRPLVTREIDYQRMRNWKSRLESNLQNLEILFDEDCTYKDAINAWSKFFNHSYWNELYSSTVKESYSVSKAYDFDDTEEFIENMYPIYEQYDVTIDCKVSGNGFSVMPISDYLDKFTPKLKRFIPHNFSIKCKIGYTNCPSYDKILWKVLNVGTEAERRNDIRGQIQDNRGNEITENSKFIGEHYIECYLIKNGVCVGIGHVDVPIGGS